In Phaseolus vulgaris cultivar G19833 chromosome 3, P. vulgaris v2.0, whole genome shotgun sequence, the sequence GAGACACACTATTATCTCCCTATTCGAACCTAAGAGCAGTTTTCCTGTCTTTGCCATTCTCCGTTTAAAGACAGGTAGGATTTCCATTTCTTCAAGGTATCTAGCCAATGCCTTCATGGCAGCAATACGCCTCAAGAGGAAGACATTGTAACTATTACTTGACACATTCTTAAAAAACAAAAGGATGAAGTAACcatgataaataattatttcagTTCACTTATGAAATCTATGTATGTGTTTATGAAGGAAACACATTTTAGTGATAGCATGTACAAAGACAATCCAGGAAAAAGTGGATAAGGTTCAAATTCAACAAAAGAGAGAGCTCAAAGACAAGGCAAGTATTTGCTGCTAACAAAACTTGGTAGCCTGGAAGAAATGAGcttcaaattaaattttgtaaaacttTCTATTGCAGTTTATCTAttacaacaaataaatatttcacCTCATGAGGAAAGATGTAGGCAGTTTTGAGAggatgaatgaaaaatattattgtcaGTCAGAGGCAAACATTGAATGCAGTGTAACTTTCCCCCATAAAAGTCACCAATCACCACCACCACGCCCACTGAATCTCTCCATAGCCTCGGCTTTCTGTTGCTTCACAATTTCGAGTATCTTGGGATTGAAGAAACGATCACGAACATATTTCCTCTCCTCAGCTTGTATCTCCTTGATAACACAAGGATATGGGTTTGGAGGAAGTCTCTTTCCTTGAAGACGTGCAATTTCCTTCAAACGGATATATGCTTTCTTCTTTGCCTTCTTCTCTGACAGATATTCCATCTAGAAAGGTggaatcaaagaaaaacaatacAACTCATTGTTAGAGGAGCAAATTGCATAGATAACTTATTCAGTAACCAAATTAGGTTGCATACATCAGCTATAGCCATTGCTCGCTCCTCACTAACACCATGCTCTTTCAATTCAAGAACCCTCAACCCAAAGATACGAGATGGAGGGGGGTCAATAGCATTAAACCTGTCGAAACATTAATCATGTATCTGAATCAGTTATTAATGCATTTGATGCTTCAACTGCATTATCTCCATCAATAGGTAGACATGGGTATGCAAATGGAGGCAacataggaaaaaaattaatcCAGAAACACAGAAACAAGAACAGGCTCGAACATAGCAAATGGAAAAAAACTAGAGACGAGGAAAAAGGACAATACTTGATGGCGTCATCAGATTTGGATTCCGGATACTTTTTATAGAACTTCTTCACATAAACATCCTCAGGAAGAGTGATGGTCGGAATTTTTTCTGCAACTGCAGGAAATGTTGCAGGTGGCGCCCTGGTAAcagagtaaaaaataaaatcttagaCAAATTTGAAGCCttatagaaaaaagaaaaattgattgAATCCGCAAAATGATTAACATAGATAACAGGGAGAGAGTGTATAAAGGTAGGGTTTTGGAGAAAAAGAGGGGTGGGTGAGAAAAACCCAGAAGAGGGATTTTGAAATGGAAAAgggaaaaggaaaagatgaatcTGAATTAGGAGACTAACTGTTCCATGGCTTTCAGCCATACGGGTTCTGCCTTCGCCAAACCCTTCACCACCTTCCTCGTTCGACGAAGCAAATCTCCGCGCATAAACGACATCGTTTAGGTTCTGCTCTTGGGTGTTGCAGTGAGGAGGAATATGAATATCGACCAAGAAGGAGTTTAGAAATGTTTAGGTCACTGAGTATCTGCTCCAGCAGTTCAACTGGGgttgaat encodes:
- the LOC137806413 gene encoding uncharacterized protein, translated to MSFMRGDLLRRTRKVVKGLAKAEPVWLKAMEQAPPATFPAVAEKIPTITLPEDVYVKKFYKKYPESKSDDAIKFNAIDPPPSRIFGLRVLELKEHGVSEERAMAIADMEYLSEKKAKKKAYIRLKEIARLQGKRLPPNPYPCVIKEIQAEERKYVRDRFFNPKILEIVKQQKAEAMERFSGRGGGDW